From one Perca fluviatilis chromosome 10, GENO_Pfluv_1.0, whole genome shotgun sequence genomic stretch:
- the lingo2 gene encoding leucine-rich repeat and immunoglobulin-like domain-containing nogo receptor-interacting protein 2 isoform X1 yields MHFTKNRDRMVDCMSKVMLHTVISCWPPFLGLALVAVFVGSTLGCPSRCECSAQTKAVVCHRKRMPSIPDGIPTETRILDLSKNKLTMINPDDFFAFPGLEELDLSGNIISYVEPGAFNALFTMHSLSLKSNRIKLIPLGVFTGLTNLTRLDISDNKIVILLDYMFQDLHNLKFLEVGDNDLVYISHRAFSGLLSLEMLTLERCNLTVVPTEALSHLHNLVSLHLRYLSISTLHPYSFKKLFRLRLLEIDFWPSLDHVPANTLHGLNLTALFITNTNLSSLPYQALKHLPYLTHLNLSFNRIRHIEGGMLMELVRLQELHLVGAQLTTIEPYAFQGLRGLKVLNVSHNRLDTLEKGVFQSPEALEVLLIDNNPLVCDCRLMWILQKRHSIFFGDSQPECSTPEGIRGRPFKEFKETLLSYYVTCTKPKIRENKTQTITVDEGQQAMLRCSAEGTPRPIVSWLSPRRRVLTSRSHGRVTLHNNGTLEIKSAEVQDSGVYLCLASNSAGNDTLMTSLAVKSLGSLYANRTQYYTDPSNTTANGTAGVTLGLDLKTILVSTAMGCFTFLGVVLFCFLLLFVWSRGKGKHKNNIDVEYVPRSKSNGTNVDSAEGQAGPRRFNMKMM; encoded by the coding sequence AACCGTGACAGAATGGTCGACTGTATGAGCAAAGTCATGCTGCACACGGTCATCTCATGTTGGCCACCATTCCTGGGACTGGCCCTCGTGGCAGTCTTTGTAGGTTCCACCCTGGGATGTCCCTCACGCTGCGAGTGTTCAGCGCAGACCAAGGCGGTTGTCTGTCACCGCAAGCGCATGCCCAGCATCCCGGATGGCATCCCTACCGAGACAAGGATCCTGGATCTGAGTAAGAACAAGCTGACAATGATCAACCCTGATGACTTTTTTGCCTTTCCTGGGCTTGAGGAACTTGACCTAAGTGGAAATATTATTAGTTATGTTGAGCCTGGAGCTTTTAACGCCCTTTTTACCATGCACTCACTTAGTCTCAAGAGCAATCGTATCAAGCTCATTCCTCTGGGTGTCTTCACAGGCTTAACAAATCTTACCCGACTGGATATAAGTGACAACAAAATCGTCATCCTACTGGATTACATGTTCCAGGACTTGCACAATCTAAAGTTTTTGGAAGTGGGTGACAATGATCTGGTTTACATTTCTCACCGTGCATTCAGTGGACTTTTAAGCCTGGAAATGCTAACCTTAGAAAGGTGCAACCTTACAGTTGTACCCACTGAGGCCCTTTCCCACCTGCATAACCTGGTCAGCCTCCATCTAAGATACCTCAGCATCAGCACTTTGCATCCATACTCATTCAAAAAGCTGTTCCGGTTGCGGCTTTTAGAAATTGATTTTTGGCCTTCACTAGACCATGTGCCAGCCAATACCCTGCATGGCCTCAACCTGACCGCTTTATTCATAACCAACACCAACTTATCCTCCTTACCTTACCAAGCCCTGAAGCATCTGCCCTACCTGACACACCTGAACCTGTCTTTCAACCGCATTAGGCACATTGAAGGAGGGATGCTGATGGAACTGGTTCGGCTTCAAGAGCTCCATCTGGTTGGAGCTCAGCTCACCACCATTGAACCATATGCCTTTCAGGGCCTGCGTGGACTCAAAGTCCTCAATGTCTCTCATAACCGACTGGATACACTAGAGAAGGGTGTTTTTCAGTCCCCCGAGGCTCTAGAGGTTCTTCTGATTGACAACAATCCCTTGGTGTGCGACTGTCGTCTCATGTGGATCCTACAGAAAAGGCACTCCATCTTCTTTGGAGATTCGCAGCCGGAGTGCAGCACACCTGAAGGTATTCGTGGCAGGCCTTTTAAGGAGTTTAAGGAGACTCTCCTGTCTTATTACGTGACATGTACCAAGCCAAAAATCCGTGAGAATAAAACCCAAACGATCACTGTGGATGAGGGCCAGCAGGCGATGTTGCGCTGCAGTGCTGAGGGGACACCAAGGCCCATTGTGTCCTGGTTGTCTCCACGTCGACGAGTTCTGACAAGTAGGAGCCATGGTAGAGTTACCCTCCACAACAATGGCACACTTGAGATCAAGTCAGCAGAGGTGCAAGACAGCGGAGTGTACCTTTGCCTTGCCTCCAATAGTGCTGGGAATGACACCCTGATGACTTCATTGGCAGTGAAAAGTCTGGGATCGCTGTACGCTAACAGGACCCAGTACTACACAGATCCCAGCAATACCACTGCCAACGGGACGGCCGGTGTGACCCTCGGTTTAGACCTAAAGACTATTTTAGTGTCAACTGCTATGGGTTGTTTCACATTCCTGGGAGTGgtcttgttttgtttcctgCTCCTTTTCGTTTGGAGCAGAGGTAAaggaaaacataaaaacaacatagaTGTTGAATATGTGCCTCGGTCAAAGTCTAACGGCACTAACGTTGACTCGGCAGAGGGACAAGCTGGTCCTCGTCGTTTTAACATGAAAATGATGTGA
- the lingo2 gene encoding leucine-rich repeat and immunoglobulin-like domain-containing nogo receptor-interacting protein 2 isoform X2 produces MVDCMSKVMLHTVISCWPPFLGLALVAVFVGSTLGCPSRCECSAQTKAVVCHRKRMPSIPDGIPTETRILDLSKNKLTMINPDDFFAFPGLEELDLSGNIISYVEPGAFNALFTMHSLSLKSNRIKLIPLGVFTGLTNLTRLDISDNKIVILLDYMFQDLHNLKFLEVGDNDLVYISHRAFSGLLSLEMLTLERCNLTVVPTEALSHLHNLVSLHLRYLSISTLHPYSFKKLFRLRLLEIDFWPSLDHVPANTLHGLNLTALFITNTNLSSLPYQALKHLPYLTHLNLSFNRIRHIEGGMLMELVRLQELHLVGAQLTTIEPYAFQGLRGLKVLNVSHNRLDTLEKGVFQSPEALEVLLIDNNPLVCDCRLMWILQKRHSIFFGDSQPECSTPEGIRGRPFKEFKETLLSYYVTCTKPKIRENKTQTITVDEGQQAMLRCSAEGTPRPIVSWLSPRRRVLTSRSHGRVTLHNNGTLEIKSAEVQDSGVYLCLASNSAGNDTLMTSLAVKSLGSLYANRTQYYTDPSNTTANGTAGVTLGLDLKTILVSTAMGCFTFLGVVLFCFLLLFVWSRGKGKHKNNIDVEYVPRSKSNGTNVDSAEGQAGPRRFNMKMM; encoded by the coding sequence ATGGTCGACTGTATGAGCAAAGTCATGCTGCACACGGTCATCTCATGTTGGCCACCATTCCTGGGACTGGCCCTCGTGGCAGTCTTTGTAGGTTCCACCCTGGGATGTCCCTCACGCTGCGAGTGTTCAGCGCAGACCAAGGCGGTTGTCTGTCACCGCAAGCGCATGCCCAGCATCCCGGATGGCATCCCTACCGAGACAAGGATCCTGGATCTGAGTAAGAACAAGCTGACAATGATCAACCCTGATGACTTTTTTGCCTTTCCTGGGCTTGAGGAACTTGACCTAAGTGGAAATATTATTAGTTATGTTGAGCCTGGAGCTTTTAACGCCCTTTTTACCATGCACTCACTTAGTCTCAAGAGCAATCGTATCAAGCTCATTCCTCTGGGTGTCTTCACAGGCTTAACAAATCTTACCCGACTGGATATAAGTGACAACAAAATCGTCATCCTACTGGATTACATGTTCCAGGACTTGCACAATCTAAAGTTTTTGGAAGTGGGTGACAATGATCTGGTTTACATTTCTCACCGTGCATTCAGTGGACTTTTAAGCCTGGAAATGCTAACCTTAGAAAGGTGCAACCTTACAGTTGTACCCACTGAGGCCCTTTCCCACCTGCATAACCTGGTCAGCCTCCATCTAAGATACCTCAGCATCAGCACTTTGCATCCATACTCATTCAAAAAGCTGTTCCGGTTGCGGCTTTTAGAAATTGATTTTTGGCCTTCACTAGACCATGTGCCAGCCAATACCCTGCATGGCCTCAACCTGACCGCTTTATTCATAACCAACACCAACTTATCCTCCTTACCTTACCAAGCCCTGAAGCATCTGCCCTACCTGACACACCTGAACCTGTCTTTCAACCGCATTAGGCACATTGAAGGAGGGATGCTGATGGAACTGGTTCGGCTTCAAGAGCTCCATCTGGTTGGAGCTCAGCTCACCACCATTGAACCATATGCCTTTCAGGGCCTGCGTGGACTCAAAGTCCTCAATGTCTCTCATAACCGACTGGATACACTAGAGAAGGGTGTTTTTCAGTCCCCCGAGGCTCTAGAGGTTCTTCTGATTGACAACAATCCCTTGGTGTGCGACTGTCGTCTCATGTGGATCCTACAGAAAAGGCACTCCATCTTCTTTGGAGATTCGCAGCCGGAGTGCAGCACACCTGAAGGTATTCGTGGCAGGCCTTTTAAGGAGTTTAAGGAGACTCTCCTGTCTTATTACGTGACATGTACCAAGCCAAAAATCCGTGAGAATAAAACCCAAACGATCACTGTGGATGAGGGCCAGCAGGCGATGTTGCGCTGCAGTGCTGAGGGGACACCAAGGCCCATTGTGTCCTGGTTGTCTCCACGTCGACGAGTTCTGACAAGTAGGAGCCATGGTAGAGTTACCCTCCACAACAATGGCACACTTGAGATCAAGTCAGCAGAGGTGCAAGACAGCGGAGTGTACCTTTGCCTTGCCTCCAATAGTGCTGGGAATGACACCCTGATGACTTCATTGGCAGTGAAAAGTCTGGGATCGCTGTACGCTAACAGGACCCAGTACTACACAGATCCCAGCAATACCACTGCCAACGGGACGGCCGGTGTGACCCTCGGTTTAGACCTAAAGACTATTTTAGTGTCAACTGCTATGGGTTGTTTCACATTCCTGGGAGTGgtcttgttttgtttcctgCTCCTTTTCGTTTGGAGCAGAGGTAAaggaaaacataaaaacaacatagaTGTTGAATATGTGCCTCGGTCAAAGTCTAACGGCACTAACGTTGACTCGGCAGAGGGACAAGCTGGTCCTCGTCGTTTTAACATGAAAATGATGTGA